A stretch of the Thermofilum adornatum genome encodes the following:
- a CDS encoding alpha/beta fold hydrolase: MAYFTTTDGIKIYYEVEGEGEKTVVLLNGITMNTVGWRLQAEYLRNLGYKVVLHDMRGQGQSDKPRTGYSIDRHVSDLKELLDYLGINTFTLAGISYGGKVALATALAFSEQVEKLVILNSSHTVDKALRLRADRWILAARLKSGRFLWQVMIPDIFSDEFINNSFSFISSLAPNFELVDMVAFEEMIKAFLRLDLRGKLSKLTMPTLVVASTHDRFFPPRYSKLIVEELPNGKYAEVESGHVSIWEKPGEINVLVSNFLKGEVK, from the coding sequence ATGGCGTATTTCACTACAACGGACGGTATAAAGATCTATTACGAGGTCGAAGGTGAAGGGGAAAAGACGGTAGTGCTACTCAATGGCATAACGATGAATACTGTAGGATGGAGGCTTCAAGCAGAATATCTGAGGAACCTAGGCTATAAGGTAGTTCTACATGATATGCGTGGTCAGGGACAAAGTGATAAGCCGAGGACAGGTTATAGTATTGATAGACATGTTTCTGACTTGAAGGAACTGTTAGATTACTTGGGCATTAACACTTTTACGCTTGCAGGCATCTCTTATGGCGGAAAAGTAGCATTGGCTACTGCGCTAGCCTTCTCCGAGCAAGTCGAAAAACTCGTAATTCTAAATTCGTCGCACACCGTAGACAAGGCCTTGAGACTGCGTGCCGACAGGTGGATTTTGGCGGCACGGCTTAAGTCAGGTAGATTCCTGTGGCAAGTAATGATTCCGGACATATTCTCAGACGAGTTCATCAATAACAGTTTCTCCTTTATTTCTTCTTTGGCACCTAACTTCGAGCTTGTAGACATGGTAGCATTCGAAGAGATGATTAAAGCTTTTCTTAGGCTCGATCTGAGGGGAAAGCTCTCCAAACTAACAATGCCAACTCTTGTTGTTGCCAGCACTCATGACAGATTCTTCCCGCCTAGATACTCCAAGTTGATAGTTGAGGAGCTTCCCAATGGAAAATATGCTGAAGTTGAAAGTGGGCATGTCTCTATTTGGGAAAAACCGGGCGAAATTAATGTACTGGTGTCGAATTTTCTTAAGGGAGAGGTGAAATAA
- a CDS encoding class I adenylate-forming enzyme family protein encodes MSLERIYTCGKWVNNWIARRADISGNWIALKDDLTIPLRTVSFAQLNEMSNKIANFLRENFGISKGDYVAILSWSRIEFVATLLACFKIGCVLAPINTRYTSREIQEFVDKVNPKVLLYEKEFSETVSNIETKKVCYDCPNEFNYEKYSSNDVSTACCLEDPALILQTGGTTGKPKFTIVSHRMILWNALNTVRDLVIPGDVTINTLPLFHIGAFTYLIPLLMFGGTSILMRRWNVDRFIDLVEEERPTFLFLVPTQLRMLLASPRFKDADFSSVRWFTSGGGALTPDIIEKIFEKGVVQKQGFGMTEMGPGIFALDPWDAKRKMGSIGKPNLLIEARVVLPDGSEAPRGVEGELYLRGPSVFSGYLKNEEEMKSIIKDGWLATGDVARVDEEGYFWIAGRIKNIIRSGEESVYPEEIERLLIMHPKIKDAVVIGVPDPKWGEVPKALIVLKEGEKITKEEVIDFLKDKLAKYKIPKYVEVVPQLVYTETGKVARQPLKILYGKPEDKLEV; translated from the coding sequence ATGTCTCTGGAGAGAATCTATACGTGTGGAAAATGGGTCAACAACTGGATAGCTCGTAGAGCAGATATAAGTGGTAATTGGATAGCACTCAAGGACGACCTAACGATACCCTTACGTACGGTGTCCTTTGCACAGCTAAACGAGATGTCCAACAAGATTGCTAATTTTCTTCGGGAAAATTTCGGAATAAGCAAGGGAGATTATGTAGCTATTCTTTCGTGGAGCCGCATAGAGTTTGTTGCCACGCTTCTTGCATGTTTCAAGATTGGCTGTGTCCTAGCTCCTATAAACACGAGGTACACTTCACGTGAAATTCAAGAGTTTGTTGATAAAGTCAATCCAAAAGTTCTCCTATATGAAAAAGAATTTTCAGAAACCGTCTCTAACATAGAGACGAAGAAAGTGTGCTATGACTGTCCAAACGAGTTTAATTATGAGAAATACTCTTCCAATGATGTCTCGACGGCGTGTTGCCTCGAAGACCCCGCCCTAATACTACAAACTGGTGGAACAACTGGAAAGCCAAAATTTACAATAGTAAGTCACAGGATGATTCTCTGGAACGCCTTGAACACTGTTAGGGACTTGGTTATACCTGGCGACGTCACAATCAACACGTTACCTCTCTTCCACATTGGTGCCTTCACATATCTAATCCCTCTATTAATGTTTGGAGGGACAAGTATTCTAATGCGAAGATGGAATGTTGATAGGTTTATTGACCTCGTAGAAGAGGAGAGACCAACATTTCTCTTCCTGGTTCCGACGCAACTTAGGATGTTGCTTGCTTCGCCCCGTTTCAAGGACGCAGACTTTTCATCCGTTAGGTGGTTTACAAGCGGCGGGGGAGCGTTAACGCCAGACATCATCGAGAAAATATTTGAGAAGGGTGTTGTCCAGAAACAAGGTTTTGGGATGACCGAGATGGGTCCAGGTATTTTTGCTCTCGATCCATGGGACGCTAAGAGGAAAATGGGGTCGATTGGGAAACCGAACCTATTGATAGAGGCCAGGGTTGTTCTTCCAGATGGAAGTGAGGCTCCCAGAGGTGTTGAGGGCGAGCTGTACCTAAGGGGTCCAAGCGTGTTTTCAGGATACCTGAAAAACGAGGAAGAGATGAAGTCTATTATAAAGGATGGATGGCTGGCTACGGGAGACGTTGCTAGGGTAGATGAGGAAGGCTATTTCTGGATAGCTGGGAGAATTAAGAACATCATTAGGAGTGGTGAAGAGAGCGTGTATCCAGAAGAAATTGAGAGGCTTTTGATTATGCATCCAAAGATTAAGGATGCAGTGGTTATAGGAGTCCCTGACCCCAAGTGGGGGGAGGTTCCAAAGGCATTGATTGTACTTAAGGAGGGAGAAAAGATAACGAAAGAAGAAGTCATAGATTTCTTGAAAGACAAGCTCGCGAAATACAAAATACCAAAGTATGTAGAAGTTGTTCCCCAACTTGTCTACACGGAGACTGGGAAGGTGGCTCGCCAGCCTCTTAAAATCCTTTATGGAAAACCTGAAGACAAGTTAGAGGTGTAG
- a CDS encoding helix-turn-helix domain-containing protein, translating to MMYIGVFDIEQYDCPVVKLTEKREGVTTTVLSVNVSELSRGVEQIFLTIKSSEQDKLKDILEVAQTIPEVKNCKVLGKSDDAWRILMNIKKTHTMEASVNLGAMFVSPWIARSGVERWTLGFISKKQFYDFLSLIRERDHVKKYYLTEVKEEDFVTVSANYLSILKLVSQLNKLTPNQLNMLKLALSKGYYSWPKGVDSVELSRMLGVSRVSIIKSLRKAEYKVLGPVVEFVSMVKKDWEKNYT from the coding sequence ATGATGTACATTGGAGTGTTCGACATTGAGCAATATGATTGCCCCGTTGTTAAATTGACCGAGAAAAGAGAAGGCGTTACAACAACAGTTCTATCAGTAAATGTATCTGAACTTTCAAGGGGAGTAGAGCAGATCTTTTTAACAATTAAGAGTTCCGAGCAGGACAAGCTTAAGGACATTCTAGAAGTCGCGCAAACAATTCCCGAAGTAAAGAACTGTAAAGTACTTGGGAAGTCTGACGATGCATGGAGAATACTCATGAACATTAAAAAGACACATACAATGGAGGCTAGTGTAAATCTTGGTGCAATGTTTGTTTCTCCGTGGATTGCGAGAAGCGGCGTTGAGAGGTGGACCCTAGGCTTCATAAGTAAGAAACAGTTCTACGATTTTCTGTCTTTGATCAGGGAAAGAGACCATGTAAAGAAATACTACTTGACAGAGGTAAAGGAGGAGGACTTTGTAACTGTTTCTGCAAACTATCTATCTATACTTAAATTGGTTTCGCAACTGAACAAGCTGACCCCCAATCAGCTGAACATGTTAAAGCTGGCTTTGTCTAAGGGATATTATTCGTGGCCGAAGGGGGTTGATAGCGTTGAACTATCAAGAATGCTAGGCGTTTCTCGTGTGAGTATAATTAAGTCGCTTAGGAAAGCTGAATACAAGGTGCTAGGTCCCGTTGTAGAATTTGTGTCAATGGTTAAGAAAGATTGGGAGAAAAACTACACTTAA
- the fabG gene encoding 3-oxoacyl-ACP reductase FabG, with amino-acid sequence MAWKVRIFTELLTPVEPYKSTYIVAIVENGNGEKRIARIPQKYMGLVKEGAEGELTEELTVFGKIPVFIPRVDQPRKVVLVTGGSRGIGAAISLEFARHGYNVVIADIVRDQEAEKTLEAIKNLGVEAYFVEMDVSKSESVSKGISEALRLAGRIDVLVNNAGITRDTYLERMKDEDWDSVLNVNLKGAFLCSKAVFPIMKRNGGGVIINISSIVGLLGNIAQANYAASKAGLIGLTKTLAKELAPYGIRVVAIAPGFAKTRMALAVPSPILQEYLRRIPIARLVEPEEIAKLAYHVVENEALTGIVIPIDLGTTIASPLA; translated from the coding sequence ATGGCGTGGAAAGTAAGAATATTTACCGAATTGCTGACCCCTGTAGAGCCCTACAAGTCTACGTACATCGTCGCCATAGTTGAGAATGGAAATGGAGAAAAAAGAATCGCGAGAATACCTCAAAAATACATGGGGCTTGTAAAGGAGGGAGCTGAAGGAGAACTCACAGAAGAATTGACAGTCTTCGGCAAAATCCCAGTATTTATCCCGCGTGTCGATCAGCCAAGAAAAGTCGTCCTTGTTACCGGGGGAAGCAGAGGCATAGGAGCGGCAATATCACTAGAGTTTGCTCGGCACGGTTACAACGTCGTCATTGCGGATATAGTGAGAGATCAGGAAGCAGAAAAAACTCTCGAAGCTATAAAGAACCTAGGTGTAGAGGCATACTTCGTAGAGATGGACGTCAGCAAGAGTGAGAGTGTTTCTAAGGGCATATCAGAGGCTTTACGGCTGGCCGGCCGGATCGATGTATTGGTAAACAATGCTGGCATAACACGTGACACTTATCTAGAGAGAATGAAGGACGAAGACTGGGACAGCGTATTAAATGTGAATCTAAAGGGAGCTTTCCTATGCTCAAAAGCTGTTTTCCCAATAATGAAAAGGAACGGCGGGGGAGTAATCATCAATATTTCGTCAATTGTAGGATTGCTTGGAAACATTGCCCAGGCAAATTATGCGGCTTCTAAGGCGGGACTCATAGGTCTCACTAAGACGCTTGCAAAGGAGCTTGCCCCCTACGGTATCAGAGTCGTAGCTATAGCTCCAGGATTCGCCAAGACTAGGATGGCTCTCGCAGTGCCTTCACCGATCCTCCAAGAATACTTAAGGAGGATTCCAATAGCGAGACTCGTCGAGCCGGAAGAAATTGCTAAATTGGCATACCACGTGGTGGAAAACGAGGCACTCACAGGAATAGTGATACCCATAGACCTAGGAACCACTATTGCATCTCCACTGGCTTAG
- a CDS encoding thiolase family protein, with amino-acid sequence MTLTPQNGRIGVVGAYSTKYEARSQKETHEMIREAVEGALKSVEKGISPQEIDLIIVSNYSDSFGGLLHTAPLVASYIGNLNATGFRVENACAAGTTAVYLAHKLLSAGFFKNALIVGFEKMSTVGTSAKSNEILMRTSAPEEYKVGAPFLSLYALIAREYMNRYGAKEEDLALVAVKNHENATRNPLAQFQKKITVEDVLKSPYISPPLKLFDASPLSDGAVALLMSSEPKKYTDTPVYISGIAMKHDYSGVYQRKDMSAIEAARQAAQEAYKMSGYGPEKIDLFEVHDAFTIAEIILYEMLGLAQRGEGYKLIRDGVTAFTGSKPVNPSGGLKAKGHPIGATGVGMVAEVYWQLRGEAGARQVKDAERGLVENHGGTGATSVVIVFER; translated from the coding sequence GTGACACTAACGCCCCAAAACGGTAGAATAGGCGTTGTAGGAGCCTATAGCACAAAGTATGAGGCCAGGAGTCAAAAGGAGACACACGAAATGATACGTGAAGCTGTCGAGGGAGCCCTGAAAAGCGTTGAGAAGGGGATTTCTCCGCAGGAAATAGACCTAATCATAGTCTCCAACTACAGTGACTCCTTCGGGGGCTTACTGCATACAGCCCCCCTTGTAGCAAGCTACATTGGGAACCTAAACGCTACGGGCTTCAGGGTTGAAAATGCCTGTGCAGCTGGTACAACAGCTGTTTATCTTGCACACAAGCTTCTCAGTGCTGGCTTCTTTAAAAACGCCCTGATTGTTGGCTTTGAAAAAATGAGCACTGTGGGGACGTCTGCAAAGTCGAATGAGATCTTGATGCGTACAAGTGCGCCAGAAGAGTACAAAGTGGGGGCTCCATTTCTAAGCCTCTATGCTTTAATAGCTAGAGAATACATGAACCGCTACGGGGCAAAGGAAGAGGACCTAGCCTTGGTCGCCGTAAAGAACCATGAAAACGCTACAAGAAACCCGCTCGCCCAGTTTCAGAAGAAGATCACAGTTGAAGACGTCTTGAAGTCTCCATACATATCACCGCCCCTAAAACTATTTGATGCCTCGCCACTCTCCGATGGGGCCGTAGCCCTTCTCATGAGCTCGGAGCCTAAAAAGTATACTGATACACCCGTCTACATCAGCGGCATAGCTATGAAGCATGATTATTCAGGGGTCTACCAAAGAAAAGACATGTCAGCTATCGAGGCGGCCAGGCAAGCCGCCCAAGAAGCTTACAAGATGAGTGGATATGGCCCAGAAAAGATAGACCTTTTCGAAGTCCACGACGCCTTTACAATCGCTGAGATAATTCTCTACGAGATGCTTGGGCTTGCACAGAGAGGCGAAGGCTACAAGCTGATTAGGGACGGGGTAACAGCATTCACAGGATCTAAGCCAGTAAACCCAAGTGGTGGGTTGAAGGCTAAGGGACACCCCATTGGTGCAACGGGTGTAGGCATGGTCGCAGAGGTATACTGGCAGCTAAGGGGTGAGGCCGGGGCCAGGCAAGTGAAAGATGCAGAAAGAGGCTTAGTTGAGAATCATGGTGGGACTGGGGCAACTTCAGTAGTTATCGTTTTTGAGAGGTGA
- a CDS encoding YiiX/YebB-like N1pC/P60 family cysteine hydrolase translates to MIKKKQFTAPFFMLLFFLAFTMPVLQASSSDSYHPYGYFVHPYPNVSLRPGDIVIGHYPGQEYTIVGYWSHAGILYKYDPTIGDWLVVEALFEGVRINTLSEFMSRYSAVIILRVKGVTDSQALSAANWAYSKLGYTYDYNGYYKQVYGPSYYCSELVWAAYKATTGVDIDAYYWLPQNWYGVLPGEIVADSDVYTLWLSDLGF, encoded by the coding sequence ATGATAAAAAAGAAACAATTCACAGCACCATTTTTCATGCTACTGTTTTTCCTGGCTTTTACTATGCCTGTGCTCCAGGCTTCCTCGAGCGACAGTTATCACCCATACGGCTACTTCGTGCACCCCTATCCAAACGTCTCGCTTAGACCAGGCGACATCGTAATTGGTCATTACCCTGGACAGGAATATACCATAGTGGGCTACTGGTCCCATGCGGGCATTTTATACAAATATGATCCAACAATTGGCGACTGGCTGGTTGTAGAGGCACTATTCGAGGGTGTAAGAATAAACACTCTAAGCGAATTCATGTCCCGTTATAGTGCTGTCATAATTCTGAGGGTCAAAGGCGTGACAGACTCACAAGCCCTAAGTGCCGCCAACTGGGCGTACTCCAAGCTTGGCTATACATACGACTATAACGGATACTACAAACAAGTATATGGCCCATCCTATTACTGCTCTGAGCTTGTCTGGGCGGCATACAAGGCTACGACAGGCGTCGATATCGACGCGTACTACTGGTTGCCGCAAAACTGGTACGGCGTTCTTCCAGGAGAAATAGTGGCTGATTCAGATGTATACACCCTCTGGCTAAGCGACCTGGGCTTCTAA
- a CDS encoding alpha/beta hydrolase: MSKEKPKLDKKLLAAVILLVLSALLALSGSFTAKTLLYQGVQTEEVWITGLDGAKLRAVIYKPSNAQGKLPAVIVVHGLGASSDTMNAISTELARNGILVLSLNYRGHDGSEGGVNYIGDPIAAPNISNDLYASLTYLQSRADVDKQHIGVIGYSMGSRAALRLGILAPNINPVVMIGPYYAWEISTVNTTRPNNLLIIVGENDIITPPSFAELLFNYATSSSGKPSEVFGSPSAGTGRKLVIVPGADHYTIVFTKKAIEETVEWVLLCFGKGKATYYLDPSVLGSLSGSASFLSIIAVLCVAYLVTRYYRSKGKIVQVESKSSIRRTFAIVLIIVLSILYILASFYTFPLIVDWGWRVYQFARFSGAQYTIFYFLFLALALLPIIIVLVAIKREILGDAVQKLKKNWIPGLVTVLIAWLTVYIMYNISLTGVVANYAMTPTRFAFMFYLFALCLLPIFVDEFYLRELIQDKIPVKKWWLQLGITIILEYMLRVLPFAWWVGLVAQPLVAEGILKQYVAAGLISLENLDTVKSFLGMNAYGLYYAFMSVEMLHAFVASYLYKEYRNIGITSIFRALTVAFTMAAVMALL; this comes from the coding sequence ATGAGCAAAGAAAAACCTAAACTAGACAAAAAGCTGTTAGCCGCAGTAATACTTCTCGTCCTCTCAGCCCTGCTAGCCTTATCGGGCTCTTTCACCGCTAAGACACTACTCTACCAAGGCGTCCAGACAGAAGAAGTCTGGATAACGGGTCTCGACGGAGCCAAACTTAGGGCAGTGATCTATAAGCCTTCTAATGCTCAAGGGAAGCTACCAGCAGTCATTGTTGTCCACGGGCTAGGTGCCTCATCAGATACAATGAATGCTATTTCCACGGAGCTTGCAAGAAACGGCATCCTAGTTTTATCACTGAACTATAGGGGACACGACGGTAGCGAGGGCGGGGTAAACTATATCGGCGACCCAATAGCGGCGCCAAACATCTCAAACGACCTCTACGCTTCCCTAACTTACCTGCAGAGCAGGGCAGACGTTGACAAACAACATATAGGTGTCATAGGGTACTCGATGGGCTCTAGGGCGGCGTTAAGACTTGGAATCCTTGCTCCAAACATAAACCCCGTAGTGATGATTGGACCGTATTATGCATGGGAAATTAGCACTGTAAACACAACGAGACCAAACAACCTCCTTATAATCGTGGGTGAAAATGACATTATTACTCCGCCGTCCTTTGCCGAGTTGCTCTTTAACTATGCAACGAGTTCCTCTGGAAAGCCCTCTGAAGTCTTTGGTTCTCCAAGTGCAGGTACCGGCAGGAAACTTGTGATTGTTCCCGGAGCCGACCACTACACCATCGTTTTTACCAAAAAGGCTATAGAGGAGACAGTTGAATGGGTCCTACTCTGTTTTGGAAAGGGGAAAGCGACCTATTACTTGGATCCCTCTGTACTGGGCTCGCTCTCTGGCTCTGCTAGTTTCCTTTCGATAATAGCGGTTCTATGTGTTGCTTACCTAGTCACAAGGTACTATAGATCCAAAGGGAAAATTGTCCAGGTTGAATCAAAATCGAGCATCCGCAGAACATTTGCTATAGTTCTCATCATTGTCTTGTCAATTCTGTACATTCTTGCCTCGTTCTATACTTTCCCATTGATAGTTGACTGGGGCTGGCGAGTATACCAGTTTGCAAGGTTCTCAGGAGCGCAGTATACCATCTTCTACTTCCTATTCCTTGCACTAGCCCTTTTACCCATAATCATAGTCCTCGTGGCCATCAAGAGAGAGATTCTTGGTGATGCAGTTCAAAAACTAAAGAAGAACTGGATACCTGGTCTAGTAACGGTGCTCATTGCTTGGCTGACAGTATATATCATGTATAATATTTCGCTGACAGGTGTCGTAGCCAATTATGCTATGACACCCACTAGGTTCGCATTTATGTTCTACTTGTTTGCTCTTTGCCTGCTACCCATATTTGTCGACGAGTTCTACCTTAGAGAACTCATCCAAGACAAGATCCCAGTTAAAAAATGGTGGCTACAGCTCGGCATAACAATTATACTCGAGTACATGTTGAGAGTCCTCCCATTTGCATGGTGGGTTGGACTAGTAGCCCAGCCACTTGTAGCCGAAGGTATATTGAAGCAATATGTCGCGGCAGGGCTAATTTCTCTAGAGAACCTTGACACAGTTAAGTCCTTCCTC